In Desulfoferula mesophila, the genomic window TTGTTAGAGCATTTACATGAACAAGGTCCCCTGGCCCTGGACTCCCTGCGGGAGCGCTTTCCCCGGGTGCTGGCCCTGGCCCGCAAGCTGGAGGCGGGCGGCTGGCTGAGTCTGACCCACCGCCCGGTGGTCAAGGACCTCACCGGGCGGCCCATCCTGCCCGAGCCCGAGCCCGCCGCCTACACCGAGGAGCAACAGGCCGCCCTGGAACGCCTGCTTCCGGCCATAAGCGCCCACAAGTTCGAGCCTTTTCTGCTTTACGGCGTCACCGGCAGCGGCAAGACCGAGATGTACGTGGCCGCCTGCCGGGCCGCGATGGCCGCGGGCCGCCAGGCCCTGGTGCTGGCCCCGGAGATCGGCCTGTGCCTGAGGTTGGAGGGATTGCTCAAGGATCGCTTCGGCGACGACAAGGTGGCGGTGTTGCACAGCGGCCTGAGCCCGGCGGTGCGCCGGGGCCAGTGGCTGGCCATCGCCCGGGGCCAGGCCCCGCTGGTGGTGGGGGCCCGCTCGGCGGTGTTCGCCCCCCTGGAGCGCCTGGGGGTCATCTGCCTGGACGAAGAGCAGGACGAATCGTACAAGCAAAACGACCGCTTGCACTACCAGGCCCGCGACCTGGCCCTGCTCAGGGGCCAGGAGCAGGACTGCCCGGTGCTCTTGGGCACCGCCACCCCGGCGGTGACCACCTATTGGCGGGCCGCCCAGGGCAAGCTGACCCGGCTCACCCTGAGCAAGCGGGTCAAGAACGCGGTGCTGCCGGTGATGGAGGTGGTGGACCTCAGGAGCGCGGGCAGGCTCGGGGGCGGTTTTCTCAGCGTTCAGTTAAAGCAAGCGCTTGAACAAAACGTGGCGGAGGGCCGCCAGGCTATCCTGTTCCTCAACCGGCGCGGTTTCGCCCCGGCCCTGATCTGCCCGGCCTGCGGCCGGCGGGTGGGCTGCCCGGCCTGCAGCGTCAGCCTGACCCTGCACAAGGAGCAAAACGCCCTGGTCTGCCATACCTGCGGCCATCACCAGCCGATACCCGCCGCGTGCCCCGCCTGCGGCCAGAGCGAGGCCGAGCTAAAACCCCTGGGCCTGGGCACAGAGCAGGTGGAAGCCACCCTGGCCGAGCTGTTCCCCGCCATGCGCCTGGGCCGCCTGGACCGCGACGCCGCCGCCAACCCCACCCAGCTGCGCAAGGTGCTGGGCGCGGTGGCCAAGCGCGAGCTGGACGTTATCGTGGGCACCCAGATGATCACCAAGGGTCACCATCTGCCGGGCATAGGGTTGGTGGGCATCCTCTTGGCCGACCAGGCCCTGGGCCTGCCCGACTTCCGCGCAGCCGAGCGGGCCTATACCCTAATCACCCAGGCCGCCGGGCGGGCCGGGCGCGAGGGCGAGGCCGGGCGGGTTATCGTGCAGACCTACGACCCGGCCCACCACGCCCTGCGCGCCGCCCTCGCCCACGACCCGGCCCTGTTCTACGAGCCGGAGTTGGAGGAACGCCAGGCCCTGGGCTATCCGCCCTTTGCCCGCCTGGTGAGCCTGCGCCTGGAAGGGGCCTCGGAGACGGCCACCGCCGCCGCGGCGCAAAACCTGGCCCGGGCCTTGGAGCGGGCCAAGCACAAGCTGGAGCCCCGGGCCCGCATCCTGGGACCGGCCCCGGCCCCCATCGCCCGCATCCAAAGCCGCTGGCGCTGGCTGATCCTCATCAAGAGCCCCGGCGCGGGGGTGGCGGCGTCCATCCTGCGCCTGGCCCGCCACCAGGCGGGGCCCCCGCCCGCCGGGGTGCGCCTGGTCGTCGACGTGGACCCCCTCAACCTGTTGTAAGGAATCGCCGTGGCCAGGATTGTGACGGTGGACTTGGAGCTTTGCTTTGGCTGCGGCACCTGCCGCTCGCTGTGCCCCCGGGTCTTCGCCCTGGAGGGCGAGCCTCGCAAGTGCCGGGTCGTTGACCCCAGCGGCGACCCCGGCGACCCCGCCTGCGTGGAGTTCGCCATCGACTCCTGCCCGGTGGAGGCCATCGCCTGGCGACAAGCGCGCCCTGGCGGCGCAAAAGATTCTTGACCGCGATAGCTACCCTCTGTAGATTAATAATAATCATTATCACAATTGATTAATCACCCGGTTGTTGGCATTTCGCGCACCGGGGTTGCTACAATACGTTTATGAAAATTGATCAAGGGAGGAGTCACCAATGGCCAAAGTTCTGATTGCCTACGCCAGCCGCACCGGCAAAACCGAAACCATCGCCAACTACATCGCCGAGGGCGTGCGTTTCACCGGCAACGAAGTCGAAGTCAAGAAGATCAGCGATATCAAGGACGGAGCCGAGCTGGCCGGTTATGACGGCTACATCTTCGGATCGCCCACCTACCACCGCAACATGACCGGCGGCATGCAGCAGTTTTTGTTCAAGGCCGAGAACGCCGGGCTGGCCGGCAAGCTGGCCGGGGCCTTTGGCTCCTACACCCACAGCGGCGACGCCCCGGGCATCATCATGGACACCATGACCCACGTGTTCAAAATGAAGCCGGCCGAGTTGGGCTCCATGAACCTGTTGGAAGACCAGGTCAACACCCCCGACGGCATCAAGGCCGGGCAGGACTACGGCCGCACCGTGGCCGGGGAACTCTAGGCCTTTCAACAGACGCCTTAAAAGTCCTGATCCCCGTCCGGCAACGCGCCGGGCGGGGATTTTTCGCGCCCCCCGCCGCGCCCAGGCCCCATCATGGAGGCAGCGGCAAGCACCGGGAGAAACGTTATGAGTCAAAAAGTGGTGGTGGACCAGGAAACCTGCATCGGCTGCGGCAACTGCGAGGCGGTTTGCCCCGAGGTGTTTAAGCTGGACCCGGCCATCGACAAGTCCCAGGTGATCAAGCCCGAGGGCGGGCCGGACTGCGTGGAAGACGCCATCGACCAGTGCCCGGTCGAGGCCATCTCCTGGCAGTAGGCTTAGGCCGCCTTATCCCGGCTTGATGGCCCCGGAGGCCAGTTGCTTGATGATGCCCCACCACAGGGCGGGCAGGGTGGCGATGAGGGCCAGGCCCAGCAAGAGCACCAGGGCGCCGTGGGCCCGCGAGAGCCAGGCCAGCAGCGGGTTTTGGCTTTGGGCCACGGTGCGCGAGCGCAACAGCTGCCCCAGCAGGTACAGGGCCGCCAGGGTGCCCGCTCCCTGCCAGGCGCTGAAGTGGTAGGGCACCAAATGAAATTGGTTGAGCATGGCGGCCACGATCACCCCCAGGCCCATTACCGCGGCGAGCCCCGCCCAAAAACTGGCCACTAAGCAACCTCCTTGTACAACCGTTGCTACCCCCCCAAGCGGCCCAACCGACCTCCCCTAAGCCAGCAAGTCCCTGAGCGCCCCCTCCAGCTCCGGAAATTTGAAGGAAAATCCCGCCCTGGTCAAGGCCTGGGGTATGACCCGCTGGCCGGTGAGCACCACCGAGCCCATCTCCCCCAGGGCCAGGCGCACCGCGAAGCCCGGCGCGGGCAGCAGGGCGGGCCGCCCCAGGACCCGGCCCAGGGTGCGGGTGAACTCCCGGTTGCGCACCGGGTGGGGGGCGCAGCAGTTCAGCGCCCCGCTCACCTGGCTCTCCAGGCAAAACAAGAGCGCCGCGACCAGATCCTCCTGGTGAATCCAGGAGAACCACTGGCGGCCCGAGCCCAGGGGACCGCCCAGGCCCAGCTTGAACACCGGCAGCATCTGGCCCAGGGCCCCGCCGCCGTCGCCCAGCACGATGCCGAAGCGGGTGCAGGCCACCCGCGCCCCGAACTTGGCCGCCGCCCGGGCCTCGGCCTCCCACTCCAGGCACACCTTGGCCAAAAAGTCGTCCCCTGGCGGGGACTGCTCGCTCAGCTCCTCGTCGCCTCGGGGACCGTAATAGCCCACCGCCGAGGCCGAGACCAGCACCGGCGCCTCGCCCTGGTGGCGGGCCAGGGCCGCCACCAGATTGCGGGTGGTGTCCACCCGGCTGGAGCGGATCAGGGCCTTGTACTCCTCGCTCCAACGATTGAAGAGGTTGGCCCCGGCCAGGTTCACCGCCGCGTCGCAGGCCGCCGCCGCCTCTTGCCAGTCGCCGGGGGCGGTGGGGTCGCCCACGCAGGCCTCCACCCCGGCGGGCAGGCGCGCCGCCCCCTTCTCGCTGCGGGTCAGCACCGTCACCGCGTGGCCGCTTTGGCGTAAACGGGCGCACAGGGTGGTCCCCACGAAACCGCTCCCCCCGGTGACGAACACTTGCATGACCTGCTCCTTTTTCTATAGGCGGCACCCCGCCCGGTAGCCCCCGGCGATGGCCGCCAGGGCGTTGGCCTCTCCGGCCGCGTCACCCACCAGCTCCACCTTGAGGCCCTGGGCCTGCAGCGCTGAGGCCAGCTCGGCCTGGGGCCGGGTGCCGGTGGCCAAGACCACGGTGTCGGCCTCGAGCTCTTGCTCCTGGCCGTCTATGACCGCGGTGAGGCTGCCCTCGGCGATGGCCTTGACCTGCACCTTGGTGTGCACCGTCACCCCGAAACGCTTGAGCAGCCCGAAGACGATCCAGCGGGTGGAGCGGCCGATGCCCGCCCCCATCTTGGGCAGCGCCTCCAACACGGTGACCGGGTGGCTGCCCTGGGCGATGAGCCGCTCCACCACCTCCGGGGTCTCGGCCCCGAACAGGTTGATGAAATAGCTCTGCTCCGGGGTCAGGGCTCCCTGGCGGGCCAGGTACAGCGCCGTCTCCAGGCCCACCGCCCCGCCGCCGATCACCACCACCCGGCCCCGGGCCAGGGCCTTGCCCTGTAGCAGCTCCCAGGCGGTGAGCACGTGGGGCAGCTCCGCGCCGGGGATGGGCGGGCGGGTGGGCGTGGCCCCGCTGGCCAGCACCACCGCCTCGGGCTTAAGCTCGGCCACCATCTCCGGGGTGGCCACGGTGCCCAGGCGCAGCTCCACCCCCAGGGCCGTGAGCTGGGCCTTTTGCCAGCGGGGGATGGAGCCGAAGTCGGTTTTCATCAGCGGCCGGTTCCACCAGGCGATCTGCCCGCCCAGCTCCGGGGCCCGCTCGAAGAGCACCACGTGATGGCCCCGCCGGGCGGCGGTGATGGCCGCCATGCAGCCGCCGGGGCCGCCGCCCACCACGGCCACCCGCTGGGGCCGCTCGGCCTTGCCCGGCCCGGTGTCCTTGGCCTCGCGACCGGCCCGGGGATTGACCATGCAGCCCACCGGCTTCATCTGGGGGATGGCGTCGAAACAGCCCTGGTTGCAGGCCACGCAGCGGCGGATCAGCTCGCTGTGGCCCGTCTTGGCCTTGGCGGGCAGGCGCGGGTCGGCCAAGAGCGGGCGGCCCATGCACACCAGGTCCGCGTCGCCCCGGGCCAACACCGCCTCGGCCAGCTCGGGGCTGTGCATGCGGTTGCTGGCGGCCACGGGCACCGAGCGCACCGCCCACTTGACCCCCCGGGCCAGGTAGGAGAAGCCGCCGGGAGGCAGCTCCTGGGTGATCTGGGGCACCCGGGTCTCATGCCAGCCGCCGGTGACGTTGATCATATCCACCCCGGCGTCCTCGCAGGCCTTGGCAAAAAGGGCCGCCTCGTCGCCGGTGTGGCTGCCGGGCACGAAGTCGTTGCCCGCGATGCGGATGCCCACGCAGAAGTCGGGCCCCACCGCGGCGCGCACCTTGGCGATGGTCTCCAGACCGAAGCGCATGCGGTTTTCCAGCGAGCCGCCATATTCGTCCTCGCGCTGGTTGATCTTGGGCGAGAGGAACTGGCAGATGAGGTAGCCCGCCGAGCCCAATATCTCCACCATGTCCAGACCCGCGTCCTTGGCCCGCCTGGCGGCGGAGGCAAAGTCGTCCTGGGTCTGGGTGATCTCCTCCAGGGTCAGCGCCCGGCACTCGTCCTTGGTGAAGCCCGAGGTGTGGGGGCTGGCGCTCACCGGCTGGCCGCCGATGAGCATGGCGTGGGCATAGGCCCCGGCCATGTAGAGCTGGGCCCCCACCGCCGCGCCCTCGGCGTGCGCCGCCTGGGCCAGGCGGCTCAGGCCTTCCACGTCGGCATCGTCCTTGATGCTGATGAAGATGGGGCCGCCCGCCTGCTCGTTGATCACGCAGCCGCCCACGATTATCAGCCCCGCCCCGCCGGCGGCCCGCTCGCGGTAGAAGGCCACGAGTTGGTCGCTCACCTTGCCGCCCGGGGTGTAGTTCAGGTGCATGGCGGGCATGACGATGCGGTTTTTGAGCTCCAGCCGGTTCAGGGTGATGGGCTCGAAAAGCAGGGGGTAGCGGTCCATGGTTCGCTCCTGGTGTGGGTGGGCTTGCGGCGCCTACCTAATCACTAGCGCGAGGCGGGGGTGATGGGCAAGAAGAAAGCGCCGCCAATTCGGCCCCCTCCCTCGCCGATTTGCCTTGGGGCGCGGCCCGGCCCTCGCTATCATTAGGGCATGGAAGCCTCGCTGCTCAGAGACATGCTCATCATCTACGCCCTGGCCGCCGTGGTGGTGGCCATTTTCCAGCGCATCAAGGTGCCGCCGGTGGTGGGCTTTTTGCTTACCGGGGTGTTGGCCGGGCCCCACGGCCTGGGCCTGGTGGGCGAGGTGCACCAGGTGGAGATGCTGGCCGAGATCGGCATTATCCTGCTGCTTTTCACCATCGGCCTGGAATTCTCGGCGGCCCAGCTAAAGCAGATGCGCCTGCCCGCCCTGGTGGGGGGTGGGCTCCAGGTGTTGGGCACGGCCGGGGCCGGGGCCGGAGCGGCCCTGCTCCTGGGCCAGGGGCCGGGCCAGGCGGTGTTCTGGGGCTTCATCCTGGCCCTGTCCAGCACGGCCATCGTGCTCAAGCTTCTGCAGGAAAAGGCGGCCCTGGACAGCCCCCAGGGGCGCACGGTGCTGGGGGTGCTGATCTTCCAGGACGTGGCCGCGGTGCTCATGCTGTTGACCATCCCCTTTTTGGCGGCGGCCGGTACCGGCGGCGCGGCCCCGGCGCAGGCCGGGTGGGGCCTGTTGTTAAAGGGCCTGGCCGCCCTGGTTCTGCTTCTGGTGGGGGCCCGCTGGGTGCTGCCCTGGTTCATGAGCCGCATGGCCGCCACCCGCAACCGGGAGCTGTTCATCATCGCGGTGGTGGTGATCCTTTTGGTGGTGCTGTGGCTCACCTCCTGGGCCGGGCTCTCCCTGGCCCTGGGGGCCTTCTTGGCCGGGCTTTTCCTGGCCGGTTCGCGCTACAGCCACCAGGCGGTGGGCAGCTTCATGCCCATGCGCGATTTGTTCACCAGCCTGTTCTTCGTCTCCATCGGCATGTTGTTGGACCTGCGCTTCCTCCTGGCCCACCCCGGCTGGGTGGCCCTGGGGGTGGGGGCGGTGCTGGTGGCCAAGACCCTGCTGGCCGGGGGCGCGGCCCTGGCCCTGGCCCAGCCGCTTAGGGTGGCCCTGGGCGTGGGGCTCATGCTCAGCCAGGTGGGCGAGTTCTCCTTCGTGGTGGCCAAGGCGGGCCACGGCGTGGGGCTGATCAGCCCCCAGGGCTACCAGCTCATGCTCACCGTGGCGGTGCTCACCATGGCCCTCACCCCCCCGGCGGTGTGGCTGGGGGGCAAGCTGGCCGCGCGCACCCAGCAGATAACCCTGCCCCGTCCGCCGGGCATGCCGGCCCCGGCGGACCAAGACCTAATGGGCCATGTCATCGTGGTGGGCTACGGCATCAACGGCCAGAACGTAACCCGCGCCGCCCGGGCGGCGGGCATCCCCTACGTGGTGGTGGAGATGAACCCGCTCACCGTGCGCCGCGAGACGGCCAAGGGCGAGCCCTTCATCTTCGGCGACGCCATGAACCAGGCGGTGCTGGAGCACGCCGGGGTGCTCACCGCCAGGGTGGTGGTGGTGGCCATCGCCGACCCGGTGGCCACCCGCCACATCGTGGCCACGGTCAAGGACCTCAACCCGGCGCTGCACCTCATCGCCCGCACCCGCTTCTTGCAGGAGATGGGCGAGCTGTACCGGCTGGGGGCCGACGAGGTGATCCCCGAGGAGTACGAGACCTCGGTGGAGATCTTCGCCCGGGTGCTGCGGCGCTTTCTGGTGCCCCAGGCCGAGATAGAGCGCCTGGTGGGCGGGCTCAGGGCCGAGGGCTACGAGATGCTGCGCGGCCTGGAGATGCCCACCGAGCACGGGCCGGACATCTCCAAGCTCATCAGCGAGGTGGACATCGTCACCCTGCAGGTGATGGCCGACGCGGCGGCGGCGGGCAAGACCATCGCCGCCCTGGGCCTCAGGGCCAAGCACGGGGTCACCGTCCTGGCGGTGCGCCGGGGGCGGGAAACCTTGGCCAATCCGGGGGCGGACACGGTGCTCACCCCCGGCGACTTCCTGGTGCTCATGGCCACCCCCTCGGCCCTGGAGGGGGCCCGCGCCCTGCTACGCTGATCACCCACCGCTCCGCTTGCCGAAAATGGTGTTTTTTAGGATGCAAAGCATGTTAGGTAATAGCATGCTGTATCCGCCCCCACAGTTGACCCCGTCCCTGCCCGGCGCCGCTTGGCTCCGGCCGCCTTTGGTGCCAATCTAGCCCCATGCCCGACGTGCTGCTCATAAACCCCGCCTGGGGCGATCGCCGCCCCCGCCGCTGGCCTCCCCTGGATCTGCTGGGCCTGGCCGCCCTGCTCCGGGGCCAGGGAGCCACGGTGGAGCTGGCCGACGCCCGCGCGGTGCCCACCGCCCCGGCGGCGCTCAAGGCTCTGGCCGCCCGGGCCGACACGGTGTTCATCACCTCCAGCCCCCTGGACCGCTGGCAGCGCCCCCATCTGGACACCCGGGGCTTCGCCCAAACCTGCCGCGGCCTGGATCATCCCCGGGTGGTGCTCCTGGGGGTGCACGGCACCCTGAGCCCCGCCGAGATGCTCGCGGCCACCGGGGCCTGGACCCTGGTGCGCGGCGAGAGCGAGCAAGCCGCGCCCCTGGCCCGCGGCGCCGACCGCTCCGAGCTGCCCGGCGCCGCCTGGCTGCAAAAGGGCGAGTTGCGCCTGGGGCCGGAGCCCGCTCCGGTGGAGCTGGCCGCCCTGCCTATGCCCGCCTTCGAGCTGGCCCCGCCGGAGTTCTATGAGCACGAGGCGTTGGGCCGGCGTTTCGCCCTGCTGGAGACCAGCCGGGGCTGCGCCCACGCCTGCCGCTTTTGCCTCAAGGCCATGTACGGACCCGGCGTGCGCCGCAAGAGCGTAGCGCGGGTGCTGGCCGAGGCGGAGGCCGTGGCCCGCCTGGGGGCGCGTTGTTTTTACTTCATGGACCTGGAGTTCACCGGCGAGCGCGAGCGCGCCCTGGAGCTGTGCGCCGGGCTGGCCGGGCTGGGCCTGGGCCTTAGCTGGGGCTGCCAGAGCCGCCCGGACGCCGTGGACCCCGAGCTGCTTACCGCCCTGGCCGGGGCCGGGTGCCGCCTGGTGCGCTACGGGGTGGAATCTGGCTCGCCGGCCGTGTTGGAGGGCCTGGGCAAGCCGCTGGACCCGGAGGCGGCCCGCGAGGCGGTGGCGGCTACTGAGCGGGCGGGCATGGACAGCGTGTGCTCGTTCATGCTGGGCCTGCCCGGCGAGGGCGAGGCCGAGCGCGCGGCCATCCTGGAACTGGCCCGCTCCCTGCCCGCCGGTTGGGTCTCCTTCCAGGTGGCCGTCCCCTATCCCGGCACCGGCCTGGCCGCCGATTGCCCCGACTCGCCCGCTTGGAGCGCCTGCGACGCGCAGCCCTCGGCGCACGACGAGCTGGAGGCCTGGCGCAAGCGGGCCTGCCGGAGCTTTTATCTGCAACCGGGGCGCTTGGCCCGGCTGCTGGGCAAAGGCCGGGGGAGCCTGCGGCAAAACGGCGCGCGGCTGCTTCGGGAGTTGTCCCGCTAGCGGGAGCGCCGGCGGCGCGAGCGGGGCCGCGGGAACCGTAGGCCATAAATCTCTAAAGATAGTTGACAAATCATGATGCCAAGGTAAGCTTTTAAGAGTTTACCGGCCAATAAGTCTAAATTTCCGCTTGATCTTCCAGGCTACGCCCAGTGATCTAAGCCAAAAGTTAAGGCTCGTTGAGCCAGACCAGCCCTCCCGTAAAGCGGGTGGGCCATACCGCTTTTTTCACTAGGAGTATTTGAAAGATGAGCAGTAATATCTATGTGGGCAACCTGTCCTACGACACCACCGATGATTCCTTGAGCAACGCCTTTTCCCAGCACGGCACCGTGCTCTCCGCTCGGGTCATCACCGACCGCATGACCGGCCGTTCGCGCGGCTTCGGTTTCGTGGAGATGGAAGACAACGGCGAGGCTCAGGCGGCCATCCAGGCCATCAACGGTACCTCGCTGGACGGCCGCGAGGTAAAGGTCAACGAGGCCAAGCCCCGCGAATCCCGCGACTCCCGCGACTCCCGTCCGCCTCGCCGCTGGTAGAGCGTGACCGGCCCGGACGGCCCCTTGGCGCGCCGGGCCTGTCCCTCCCCAGAGCATCCGCATCCCCGAGGCCGGCCCGCCCCTGGCTCGCCGTCCTTGGGGATTTTTTTGACCTCAAACCTGGAGGTGACCTTTTGGCGAGAACCAACTATCAGTTTCAAAAGCGGCAGAAGGAAATGGAACGTAAGAAGAAAAAGGAGCTTAAGCGCCAGCAAAAGCTGGAGAAAAAGCGCCTGGCCGAGGGCCCGGATTTCGAAGAAGAGCCCGATCTGGACGAAGACGAAGGCGAGGAGCAGAGCGACCCGATTTAGGTTTGCGCCAGGGCCTCGGTCCGGGGGGCATCCAGAGCCAGCGACAGGGTGTCGTGGGTGGCCTTCATTAGCTTGCGGGAGTTTTTCTTGAGCTCCGGGTCGCTGATGAGCGGCAACACCGTGATCTTGATGCGCCCCGGCCGGATGTACCAGCTCTTTTTGGGCAGCACCTGGGCCGAGCCCTCGATGGCCACCGGGGCCACGTCGGCCCGGGCCTGGGAGGCCAGCACGAAGGCCCCCCGCTTGAACTCGCCCAGCCTGCCGTCGGCGCTGCGGGTGCCTTCGGCGAAAAACAGCACCGCGCTGCCTTTCTTGATCCTCTCCACGGCCGTGCGCATCAACTCACCGGCCTGGCCGCTCTGGCCGCGGTCCACGAAGATATAGCCCGCCTTTTTCATGGCATAGCCCCACAGGGGCACCTTGGCCAGCTCCTTTTTGACCACGAACTTGAAATCCAGCGGCAGCCCGGACAACAGGGCCAGGATGTCGAACAGGCTCTGGTGGTTGCACACCAAGACCATGGGCCCGCCCTCGGGGCGCTCCAGGTTTTCCAGGCCGTGGGTCTCCACCTTCACCCGGCTGGCCCAAAGCAAAACCCGGCTCCAGGGCCGGGCTCCGTAGCGGTGGGTGAGGCTGCCGGTGGAATCGACCAAAAACCACAGGATGGAGATGATCGACCAGATGATGGTCTGCACCACGATGAATAGGTGCAGCCCGTACATGCCCAGGCGCCGGGTCATCCCCCCCTCGGCCATCAGATGGACCACTCCACCAGGGAGGCGCCCCAGGTGAGGCCCGCCCCGAAGGTGACCATCAAAAGCTTGTCCTTGGGGGCCAGACGGCCCACGGAGGCCGCTTCGGCCAGGGCCATGGGGATGGAGGCCGAGGAGGTGTTGCCGTAGCGGTCGATGGTGGTGTAGACCTTGTCCTCGGTCAGGCCCAGGCGCTGGGCCAGGGCGTTGATGATGCGGATGTTGGCCTGGTGGGGCACCATCAGGGCCAGCTCCTCCACCTTCACCTGGGCCTTGTCCAGGGTCCAGCGGGTGATCTCCTCCAGGCACTCCACCGCCTTTTTGAAAAGCGGCTTGCCGTCCATCACCAGATAGAAGGGACGCTGTTCGTTGATGCCGGGCACTATGTCCAGGGACGGAAGCTCGCAGTCCTTGTCCACCGAATAGAGCAGGTGGCCGAAGGAGCCGTCGGAGCGCAGGTGCACCGCCTTGATGCCGGTGTCCTCCTCCGTGCGGCTAAGCACCACCGCCCCGGCCCCGTCGCCCAACAGCACGCAGGTGCCCCGGTCGGACCAGTTGGTCACCCCGGAGAGCACCTCGGCCCCCACCACCAGGGCGTGCTCGGCCTCGCCGCAGCGGATGGCGTTGTTGGCCACGCTCAGAGCGTAGATGAAGCCGGAGCACCCGGCCGAGACGTCCATGCTGGCCGCCTTGCGCGCCCCGATCTTCTCCTGCAACACGCAGGCGCAGGAGGGGAACTGGCGGTCCGGGGTCACCGTGCCCACCACCACCAGGTCCAGGTCGCAGGCATCCACCCCGGATTGCTCCAGGGCCTGGCGGGCGGCCCGGGCGGCCAGCTCGCTGGTCACCATGCCCCCGGTGGCTATGCGCCGCTCCTTGATGCCGGTGCGGCGGGTGATCCAGTCGTCGCTGGTGTCCACGACCTTTTCCAGATCGCGGTTGGTGACGACCGTTTCGGGAGTGTAGGAGCCGGCTCCCACTACTTTGGCATTGTGCATTTTTCCAAATCCAGCCTCCCCATTCGGGGGGGCGCTCTCGCGCGTTTGGCCCGAAATCGTTCGGGCCGGCGTCTCTGTGCGGGGGTTTGGGGATCGCGTCGAGACGCTTGCTGATTAAATTCAAAGGGGCTGATCGATCCCCTCAGCCGCAAAGTTTACCATTTGCAAGACCGAAATCCCAGTATTTCACAGTTTTTTGTCCCGGGGGCCAATCGCGCCAAACCTTGGCGGCAAGCCGGTGAATGAGGTTCATACCCGCGGTTTCGCCGGCACTGCCTCCGCCCGCAGGCTGGTGTATGCTAAATGGAGAACGATCGGTGCATTCGAGGGAAAGAGGAGCGTGCATGTTCAGAGTGTTTGCGGCGCTTCTGGCCGCGGGTCTGTTGTGGGCCGCCACGCCGGCCCGGGCCGGGGAACCGGCCGCGTTCACCAAGCTGGTGATCCCGGTGGTCAACCAAAGCGGCGCGATGTTGCTGTTGCGCCTGGACGGCAAGGTTAAGACCCCCGGCCGCCACTACCTGGACCAGGGAAAATCGGTCACCTTTACGGCCCTGGACCCCGCCCGCGAGGGCCCGCGCCACGACTACCAACACGTTCTCGCGGTCAGCCAGGGCAGCGGGGGTTTCGGCCCGATCTGCCGGGTCACGGTGGATACGGCCAACCAGTTGCAGGACGGCAACAGCCGGCAGCTCTACTGCGCCGCCACGGCGGACGACGGCGCCTGTCAGTTGCAGGTCTACAGCGAGGCCCAGGTCTGCTTCGTCCTGGTAACCGTGCGCTGAATCCTGGGCCAGGGCCGGGCCGCCAAGGCCTCATGCCTCTTCCATGCCCAAAGCCTAGGGTCTTGCTTTGCAATTAGCGGCGTTC contains:
- a CDS encoding flavodoxin domain-containing protein — its product is MAKVLIAYASRTGKTETIANYIAEGVRFTGNEVEVKKISDIKDGAELAGYDGYIFGSPTYHRNMTGGMQQFLFKAENAGLAGKLAGAFGSYTHSGDAPGIIMDTMTHVFKMKPAELGSMNLLEDQVNTPDGIKAGQDYGRTVAGEL
- the priA gene encoding replication restart helicase PriA; the encoded protein is MNLRVEVAVAAPLWRSLSYRVAPELAPLIKPLTRLLVPLRGKDRLGFALGPAEPGDPEGLKPISDVLDEAGEPQLIPPSLLNFFSRAAAYYQAPLGQTLAWSLPAGLGGESAGAVKAPGRAQVAWAAWRQGPPEGAPRPGTQAAALLEHLHEQGPLALDSLRERFPRVLALARKLEAGGWLSLTHRPVVKDLTGRPILPEPEPAAYTEEQQAALERLLPAISAHKFEPFLLYGVTGSGKTEMYVAACRAAMAAGRQALVLAPEIGLCLRLEGLLKDRFGDDKVAVLHSGLSPAVRRGQWLAIARGQAPLVVGARSAVFAPLERLGVICLDEEQDESYKQNDRLHYQARDLALLRGQEQDCPVLLGTATPAVTTYWRAAQGKLTRLTLSKRVKNAVLPVMEVVDLRSAGRLGGGFLSVQLKQALEQNVAEGRQAILFLNRRGFAPALICPACGRRVGCPACSVSLTLHKEQNALVCHTCGHHQPIPAACPACGQSEAELKPLGLGTEQVEATLAELFPAMRLGRLDRDAAANPTQLRKVLGAVAKRELDVIVGTQMITKGHHLPGIGLVGILLADQALGLPDFRAAERAYTLITQAAGRAGREGEAGRVIVQTYDPAHHALRAALAHDPALFYEPELEERQALGYPPFARLVSLRLEGASETATAAAAQNLARALERAKHKLEPRARILGPAPAPIARIQSRWRWLILIKSPGAGVAASILRLARHQAGPPPAGVRLVVDVDPLNLL
- a CDS encoding FAD-dependent oxidoreductase, with product MDRYPLLFEPITLNRLELKNRIVMPAMHLNYTPGGKVSDQLVAFYRERAAGGAGLIIVGGCVINEQAGGPIFISIKDDADVEGLSRLAQAAHAEGAAVGAQLYMAGAYAHAMLIGGQPVSASPHTSGFTKDECRALTLEEITQTQDDFASAARRAKDAGLDMVEILGSAGYLICQFLSPKINQREDEYGGSLENRMRFGLETIAKVRAAVGPDFCVGIRIAGNDFVPGSHTGDEAALFAKACEDAGVDMINVTGGWHETRVPQITQELPPGGFSYLARGVKWAVRSVPVAASNRMHSPELAEAVLARGDADLVCMGRPLLADPRLPAKAKTGHSELIRRCVACNQGCFDAIPQMKPVGCMVNPRAGREAKDTGPGKAERPQRVAVVGGGPGGCMAAITAARRGHHVVLFERAPELGGQIAWWNRPLMKTDFGSIPRWQKAQLTALGVELRLGTVATPEMVAELKPEAVVLASGATPTRPPIPGAELPHVLTAWELLQGKALARGRVVVIGGGAVGLETALYLARQGALTPEQSYFINLFGAETPEVVERLIAQGSHPVTVLEALPKMGAGIGRSTRWIVFGLLKRFGVTVHTKVQVKAIAEGSLTAVIDGQEQELEADTVVLATGTRPQAELASALQAQGLKVELVGDAAGEANALAAIAGGYRAGCRL
- a CDS encoding TIGR01777 family oxidoreductase; amino-acid sequence: MQVFVTGGSGFVGTTLCARLRQSGHAVTVLTRSEKGAARLPAGVEACVGDPTAPGDWQEAAAACDAAVNLAGANLFNRWSEEYKALIRSSRVDTTRNLVAALARHQGEAPVLVSASAVGYYGPRGDEELSEQSPPGDDFLAKVCLEWEAEARAAAKFGARVACTRFGIVLGDGGGALGQMLPVFKLGLGGPLGSGRQWFSWIHQEDLVAALLFCLESQVSGALNCCAPHPVRNREFTRTLGRVLGRPALLPAPGFAVRLALGEMGSVVLTGQRVIPQALTRAGFSFKFPELEGALRDLLA
- a CDS encoding ferredoxin encodes the protein MARIVTVDLELCFGCGTCRSLCPRVFALEGEPRKCRVVDPSGDPGDPACVEFAIDSCPVEAIAWRQARPGGAKDS
- a CDS encoding ferredoxin, whose product is MSQKVVVDQETCIGCGNCEAVCPEVFKLDPAIDKSQVIKPEGGPDCVEDAIDQCPVEAISWQ